From the Musa acuminata AAA Group cultivar baxijiao chromosome BXJ3-1, Cavendish_Baxijiao_AAA, whole genome shotgun sequence genome, the window CTGCCATAAGGGTTCCTCGGATGTCTCTATGCCTTTGGGACAAGACCAAGCTGGGTTGACTCGACCGTCGATGATGCATCCCCTCAAtaatttggcactagaaggagggcattgAATATCGTAGGAATGCCCGCCTatatgttggaaaatctagggacgatatcacatgcgcagcgaaagaatattaaaaataaaatccctaatttctcaaAATATATGTTaattgtcatgcgaagattgatgcacaaaaatcgacaaacttaaaactgtgtatatgaaaaattgtattacctaggaagatcgtatatctttgaatccTTGAATCCTTAAcaatttggcactagaaggaggaccTTGAATATAGTAGGAATATCTGCCCATGAACCCTTTACACAAATGGGAAGCTACTTTAATAGTGCAAAGATTGAGTGCTCCAGTGAAGAAACTCTACCCCCAATCTATAGCACCTTTACACAAATGGGCAGCTACCCCCAATCTATAGCTCCAGTGAAGAAACTCTACCCCCGATCTATACCACCTCCACTCAGACACTAGGGTATTACTGGCCTCTATTCAATGACTTAGAACTCTCACCTCCGAGGATGAATATGAGGCACTTGGTTGTCCCTGCAAAGGCATTATTGAACCTCATGAACCAAGTGTAGGcgctcacaagcataatgcaggcAATCGCTCCCCTCTTGTCCCAACTAAGTCAACAGACTATCTTGTCATCGCAACCACGATCGATATCTCAACCACCGCTAGCACCCGCACCTATCGGagtcatagatgccctacaaACCGATGACGCGGTATCGACACGCAGCGGAGCACATATCTGGTATGCATGAAGCTCTTCTGCCAACCCTACAGCTCCAATTATGTTACGTTTCATGGACTCTACGACGTGGCATTTGTGATAAAGATGATCACCCGAGCCCCACTGCCCAACACATCGAACGACTTCTCTGATTTGGTGAGGACCATCTTTGGCCAGATTTATGATCTCAAATATATATCTCGATTTTATGGAGGACTTCTTCAGGGAGAGATTGGTTTGGTGGGACTATCAAAGTTATTGAACTTTGAACCTGTAGGGATCCGTCACCAAGCAGCATATGACAGTCTACTAATTGGGGCACTCTTCAACAAAATGAAGCAACGAAGGCATGACATAGAGGACGACAGATCTGCATCGGTCCTCTATGGTATTGAGAATAGAAGCATCGAGAACAGGACTCGAAGGATTGACCGCAGAGGTTGGCCTTACCCAAGACGACAGCAACACCCCTTGGCTGCCATGGGGTTGGCGGTTTACTTTAGTACATGTACGATCTGCATGTACTAAAAGAATGTGCtcaaagataagatttccccaactatatgatagaagaaatctctctattctgttgagggaaatcctttctcctaatctgtataaatagaagagggaacatgttaatgcattgaagcatttttcatttcttgaataaagcttcttcacttcttcaataaagcttctttaagattcgctcttgcctttggccaacgaccaacgtcattgagaaaagcgaagcttcgcccttgtctaacaccgctgcagccacattcctaagaggctccacgaccaattctcatcttcctcaccgcggtagccttCGCTGTCTTCGCTGATTTGCCAACagtcggtggacttaaggagaacgaagggcggatttaaggagaatgaagggaacgcctgtgccctcacagcaacaacaATCACAACAGTAGCaatgatctgctcttgccctactcatgaagTCTCTTGCTtgtaaatcattctttgcatcgatccaaaattggtatccttatcaggagcaccatcttgcgggggcatgatagaagataagattttctcaactatatgaggaaatctctctattctgttgaggaaaatcctctattctgttgagggaaatcctttctcctaatttgtatgaGAGAGAacatgtaaatgtattgaagcattttcatttcttcaataaagctaaagcttcttcaataaagcttcttcaataattgttcttatcttctattctttccatcatGGTATTAGAGCAATGAGAAAAGCaaagtttcgctcttgcctttggccagcgaccaacgttgttgagaaaagcgaagcttcgcccttgttTTCAGCCAGCAACCAACGCCGCTGCAGTCACATTCCTAAGAGGCCCCATGGCCAATCCTTatcttcctcaccgcgatagCCTTTCctgtcttcgctgatctgccaacagtcggtggacttaaggagaacgaagggcggatttaaggagaatgaagggaacgcctgtgccctcacaacaacagcaatcgtaatagtagcagcgatctgctcttgccctactcacgaagtctctcatttgtaaatcattctttgcattgatccaagattggtatccttatcaggagcaccatcttgcgggggcatgatagaagataagatttccccaactatatgaggaaatttctctattctgttgaggaaatcctctattctgttgatgctcttgcctttggccaacgaccaacgttgttgagaaaagcgaagcttcgcccttgtcttcggccagcgaccaacgccactacagtcacattcctaagaggctctacGACCAATCCTCATCTTCTTTACCACggtagccttcgctgccttcgctgccttcgctgatctgccaacagtcggtggacttaaggagaacgaagggcagACTTAAGGTGAACGAAGGGAATGCCTGTGCCCTCATAGCAACAGCAATCACAATAatagcagcgatctgctcttgccctactcacgaagtctctcgcttATAAACCATTCTTTGCGATCCAAGGTTGGTATCattatcaggagcaccatcttgcgggggcatgatagaagataagattaaaatttccccaactatacgaggaaatctctctattctgttgagagaaatcttttctcctaatctgtataaatagaagagggaacatgttaatgtactgaagcatttttcatttcttcaataaagcttcttcacttcttaaataaagcttcttcagtaattattcttatcttctattcttttcatcaaatatatcatCCTGAGTGTCAAGAAAATGTCCCTCGAAATGGACGATGGAGTCCACTTGACATTTTCTGATAGAGATCTGCAGCAATTTTCATTTGCATCCGTGCCAAATCGAAGACTTAATCCACGACAAGACTCGTTCTTTTACGGTATTcagaaaattaaaatgaaattgATATTCTTTCTTTAGATACTAAACGTGTGcagttgatgatctttttttgTGTTCATTATTTactgagaaaaataagaaaaagttccTCTCTGTTTTGACTGCCTATCTGCTTGACACTTGAGCTATTTCCCCACAGATACAAGCTAGTGAATCCTATGGTTCATGATTTATGTAACAAAACTTTCATACCGATTAAAactttctacaaaatttgaaaaatcATATGGTTTTTCTGCTACCATATGATCAAGGTTTATCAGGAAGTTTGAATCATGAGGATCTTACCCAAGTTTGAATCATTTTGAAAAATCATGAGGAGCTTCTCTCATCGGAAAGAGTAAATGCAAGTAACTTGCCCAAATTAAATAGACATGAATCTTTATAGACGCAACAAGTATTAAGAGTTGTATGATACAGAAACATATTTCTCAACTGTAATAGGTCAAACAAATGTGTTTTTTTGAACATATTTGACAGAATTAGGTACTACAATTGCATTTTAATTCCATAGGCTGTTCGTGTACCTGTTGCAAATACGTACAAAAAAATATGTCATGTATCCTTGATCGTTCTTGTAGGCAACTTTGTTGCATGCTTCACCTCGATGAAGATTGCCCTGAGCAGTAGACCTGTAGGGCTCGTTGGTGCATCGTCGAGTACTGTTTGTTTCCCATGCTTGCATACATCGGATACGTACGAGCACCGGTGCGCATGCATCGTTGTCGTCTCATCGACTTCTGGTGGCCGCAGCAGTAGTACGTGCTGCTGAGCACATTCTTTTAGGACATGCAGATCGTACATGTACTAAATTAAACCGCCAACCCCATGGCAAGCAAGCGGTTTTGCTGCCGTCTTGCGTAAGGCCAACCTCTGCGGTCAATCCTTCGAGTCCTCCTGTTCTCGACGCATCTATTCTCTATACCATAGAGGACCGATGCAGATCTGTCGTCCTCTACGTTATGCCTTCGTTGCTTCATTTCGTTGAAGAGTGCCCCAATTAGTAGACTGTCATATGCTGCTTGGTGACGGATCCCTACGGGTTCAAAGTTCAATAACCTTGATAGTCCCACCAAACCAATCTCTCCCCGACGCAGTCCTCCACAAAATCTAGATATATATTTGAGATCATAAATCTGGCCGAAGATGGTCCTCACCAAATCAGAGAACTCGTTCAAGGTGTTGGGCAGTGGGGCTCGGGTGATCATCTTTATCACAAATGCCACGTCGTAGAGTCCATGAAACGTAACATACTTGGAGCTGTAGGGTTGGCAGAAGAGCTTCACGCATACCAGATAGGCGCACCGCCGCGCGTCGATGCCGTGTCGTCGGTATTGCTGGAAGTCGTGCCCGCTCTGTGCCAACAACTCGATGGAGTCGGGAGAGGAAGCATCCACATCGGGATCGAAATCCGAAAAATTGAACTGCCAACAGCACCCCGGCCATGGGGTGTTGCCGCCTTCGTCGAACAAGGCGACGCCCAGCTGGATCAGGTGCATGTTATCCACGTTGTGCTTCACGTCATTGTATCTTTCTTCTTCGGTGGCATTGCGAGGGGTGTCGCGAATGAACCCCGGGAACTCCGTATCGATTGCCACTATCGGGTAGGAGCCACGGAGACTGAGGATGAGCTCCAAGTGCTCCACAAGGTTTGCCTTCCCCACGTTGATGGCCATGGCAAGCTGCACCACTCTCTCTGTcgctttctctttctccttcgcTTTCTCTTTCGCTTTCGCGCTCTCTCTCTTCACTAGCAGTAGTGTATGTACTTTGGGGTCACCCTCTTTGGTGTTTATATAGACGATTTCCCGACGCATAACACAGATTTCTAACATTATTCATTGTATTCGGACGATGTTATAATTATTACTTTTTCTATTCATTTTGTATTGCCTACATTGCTAGCTCCCTTTCATCACCAAAAATTGTTTGCCTAGCAATTGGTTCTACGTTCCATATTAACCTTGCTACTTCATtaattcccttcccttctctaccaAAAATATGTGTGATTCACCAACTTTCTCAGCTTATCCCTCATTTTATTCCTCACCTACCACAATGGATTAATTTTACTGCTCATCATCGTCATTAATTCTAGACCGATCAATATTAAGTTGTGCCTCCCACAATGGTTTAATTAGGGCTTTCCTATTCCACATGTATTTGACTGACATCCATTTCCCTTCCATTCGTTCCGTGTTTTGGTTTCCTTGATGATCGAGGACAAAGGCCGCAACTTTGTCTCTCACTAGACCACATCATATTAACCCATTGCTTCAAATCCTTCCCTTCCTCGTGCAATTGCCTGCCCCTTTAACCAATTAGGGAAATACTTCTAATTCTTTGTTCACATATATtccatataattttgaaaaacatGCCATGTGGGAAAATATGATTAATAattccttttgttttttcttcaaaCACAAAAAGCAGTTGCTAGTATTTTCAATACCCATATTGGTCGATCTATCTAAGATTAGGAGCAACGCTGCGATTAACTTTCAACAAAAGACCTTCACCCTTAGCATAGTAGGAAGATGTCAAACCTTTCAagcttatatataaataaatctatTGGCTGACTTGGTAGATGCAACCCCATTCTAATCATACTTCCATTTCATGCCTAAGTATCATCACTTGGAATAAGAAAGATATCATAATTGATATCAAAAATTCACTTGAATCTAAAATTGCATTGACCAATTTCTTTAACATGTTACATAAATTTGAATTTGCATGGTTGGTTGATTCCCTTTACATTTTGGTTTATCTGAATACTGAAATCAATGAACCTTCCGACCTGACTAATAACAGACGTGGTGTCTAATCATATATCACCAAAGTTAAATCTGTATTCGATCCTAAATAGGATTAGGATCTAAATAAATTGTCTTAGCATGAATTAAAATTAGATTTCAGATTATATGGGTGATTCAACATGTGGAATCCTAATCAAAATTGAAGttctaattaatttaaattttttgctgAAATTGAAAATGGGACGATCAAATTATTTATTTAGCATGTCAACATAAATTCGGATTTGCATGATCGAGTCAATTAACATAGTGGAGACTTCATTCAAGTATGTGACTTGGATAAACTatattttaatattgattaaaaTTAGATTTAAGATGATACAAATGATTCCAATATCACGTTGGAATAGGAACACGCTCGGTTTGCGTCGATAGTGACATGTTGGGTCAGTACATAGAGCTAAAATATTCAATGgaattgaaatttaagtgatcaaatcctctaatatttttatatataaaatatttaaaatatcctcaatatttttttatatgatattttgttATTACTATAATTTATGTACAACTTCTTTTAAAAAACTCGGATATATGTGTATGCACTAATCATAAAtttaaagaaatatataaaaaaatggtCCCATTTGATATTGGGAATCACTATGAGCTCTATTCCCATAATCCTAACTTGAGAACAGAACAGTTTGATATACTCTGTAATCAATGACGATATGATCAAGTTGTAATTGTCAAGAAAATAATGCGATCCTGTAAGCGGGAACAACCAATCCGCCGCTTGCGGCCTCTGTTTCATGGAGAAACCGATCGTCCGTCGCCCTGAACAGCGAATGCAGGCAGATGATCACTGTCCCGATCATGATGGCTCCGAAGACGGTCGGTCCGGCATTGGAGAAGATGAGAGCGAAGATCGTGGCCACGGAGAGCACGCCGAGGATGGTCCCGTCGGTGATCAGGCGGCCGCAGCGGACGACCGGCCGGTACGGGTGAAGTAGAGGAAGAACCAGGCGGCGGTGAGGGCGATGAAGGCGAACATGGAGGCAGGGTGCCGGAGGAGGGAGACGGCGAGGACGGAGAGGCAGAGGAGGGTGTAGTTGGTGCGGAAGTAGGGTATGTTATGGCGGAGGCGGAAGCAAGCGTCGCCGGCGCTGGCGGGGCGAGCGAGGGCGGTGACGTCGAGAAGCTGCAGCCACGGGCGCTGGGCGGAGATCAGGGCCCTGCCGTGCTCCTTAAAGCTGGAGACCAGGTCGGCGGCCCCGGCGGCGGGAGAGGACGCGTTAGGCGGCGCGGGGGCCGGAGAAGGGCGAGCCTCCGAGACGGAAGGCCGCGATGGGGGCACGGGCGCTGGATCGGGGTAGGCGGAGATGGGAACGTAGGCGGGCGGCGATGTATTGTGCATCTCGGCAGCTCCTCCAACCACGGATTCCTTCTTCTGCCACCACGGTGGCGGGAGAGAGAGGGGAGATGCAGGAAGAACCCAGAGAGAGTCGCAGATGACAAATAAGCGGCCAAATAGGCAACGTGTGGTAAACGCATTCTCGCCCGATTTGGTCGAGTCACCCCGAAAAGTTGGCCAGCTGATATGGTGTCTCTCGTGCGTTAGTCGAGAAAATGCTGCTGGCATTCGGTCCCGAGGATTTTACTTTCTCAGTTGTTTTTACCAAAATTGCATGTAGTCAGTTGTTTTTGTTTTTACACCTaccaatttaattatttataaaaagccaTTGATTGTCTCTTTTGTTTTTTACTTAAGAGCCCCTATTTTCATATTTTAACTGGGTGTAAGAGTtcccttctttatttttatttgacatccATTGAATTGATTCATGTCTCATGAGTCAGTAACCCTATTTATTGGCAATTCAAATCAATGAGCTCCGATTTTCTAATATGAATCATTCATTCAACATTGTGAGTGGTTTAAGTCGGCAAGCCATAATACCTTATGTATTTCATAATTCCAAAACTATCTAGTTAGACGAATCCATGACGTTAGAACCTTATGTGTTTTATGTTTTCGATAATTTTTAGACGGATAGTTCAATTCAACAAGCTTAAATACCCTCATGCGCCTTATGTATTAGATGCCCTCGGACATCTTATACCCATTATGTGACTAGCTCAAATTGATATGTCTTGACCCTGATATGTCTCTTGTTCCAATACACCCGATACGAGTCAAACTCGTCAAATTTCACTATCCTCATGTGTCTCGTATGATCAACCAAACCAAAATGGGTGATTCAAATTAGTATACTTTTGATGCTCTGATGCCTCTCATACATTCAACACTCCCTATACATGTTATTCAAGTCAACACACTATGATCCTATAAGCATCACATGCATGTGACACCCACTACGACAGTGACTCAAGATAACATACCCAAATGCCATTATGTATTTCATGTATATGACATTCCTATGTGGGCGATTCAAGTCAACATGCCCTAATGCCTAATGTCTCATGCGTCTAGTATCCCCTATGTAGGTAGTTTGATTAGCATGTTGTAATGCCTTCACGTGTCATGCATCTCACATGCTCTACAATGGAACTTGAGCTGACAAGTTGTGATGCTATCACATGTCTAGGTGTCTCATGCATCTAATACCTTTTGCTAGAGTAGTTCTAAGTTAGGAAGCCTTGATGCCCATGCATGATTTTTGCATTCGACACCCTCTATATAGGTGATTTAAGTCATCAAGCTGTGATACCCTCATGCATCCAACATCGTCTATGTGGCGGGTCTACGTCGACATATTACAATGTCGATGCATGATTCATGCGTTTGACACCACCAACACAAGTGGTTCAGGTCAAGTCCCAACTCATATATCTAAATACTACTTATGTAGGCAATTTCAGTCAACACGCCTTGATGTCCTCATTTGTTATATAGTTAACACCCTTAGATATTTGACAACCCCTATGCGAGCAGTTCAAATCATCATACCTTGACATTCCTATGTCTCATGTGTTCAACACCGCCAATGAGAGCGGTTTAAGTCAACAAGCCTCGTTACCCTCATGTGTCTCATGCATTCAACACCTTTACATAGGTCATTCAAGTTGGCACACTCAAATACATCCAACACCCTTTATGTGGGTTGTTCAAGTCTATACATCCAACACTCTTGCATGTCTTCTGCTTTTGACACCTACTATGCAAGTGGTTAAGTAGACATTTCCTACATAAATAGTTCAATGCATGCCTTAGTGCCCTTGTGCATCTTATGTGACTAACACCCCTTTATATGGGCAATTCAAATGGCATGCCTTGATACTCTTGTGCATCTCATGTTTATGACACCCTTATGTGAGTGATCAAAGATTGGCAAGCCCCGATCTTATGTATCTTATGTATCCAAGAACCCCATATGGGCACTTTAAGTTCGCATTCATGACTCCctcatgatggggatataaacaggaataacctttgtatatgaacaaatactagaagaccataatacgcggcggaattaaatgaaagcacaatcaaacagaacgccaaaatatacgtggaaaaccccttcaatgtgaagggtaaaaaccacggggcaaactagagataatccactatgagaataataaatatacaaatctcaatctcttgccttaaACCCTAGCAActatctcaagagaataactgtgatacaaggatcacgtcactacctaCAATatataaaacctccccaagtaatcacagtaagagtctattgtagatttgatctaacctgggaGGAGAACACTACTAGGTGATggagaatagtctctctacgttgtccttgtcttcttccctttctttctcttccttttctgtcttgttttcatccttttctttggaatcccgtggctattttcttctcccacattgctgccctatttatgtctttttctgcctccaaaacgtagccaccacgccccccctaatgttaattagggttaggttaagagggggtgagctatgggctgcccaagtccactatgggctgaatttgtgggctgccagcccaacaacctcccccttcagcccataagggaggctgtctcatgattcctcaatgtgaagccatgccgactagTTGTCGGTATATCTCctgcctttcttttggtaaggttttcattccatttggtagtagtaccaaatcataagtgtggttcttttgaagagcatctatctcttcctccatagcaactaaccacttctctttctattcactttcaactacttccttgtaactctctggttcacctgcatcagtaagcatcgtaTACTCATATGTAGAATATTTTCTggaaggttgatgttgtctagaagatcttctcaactgaggttctgttggaacttgctctcctacttcttcttgctcaacatgtccggcAGGTAGATCAACGTCAGGCTCTACATCATCtttctgcacatctcccccatcaccttgatatactggaggaataattaGGTCACAATCtgttaatccttctgcagaagtcttggctgatgcctttttcttcaaattttcaaaagtttgatcctcaaagaagactacatctctgcttctaaacactttctgcttttctggaccccaaagcctataaccaaaatgatcatgtgagtaaccaagaaaaatacattctttagtcttaccatctagcttggacctctcattgtttggaacatgtgcaaatgcaagacaaccaaacactctcaaatgcttgtaggaaacatcttaccttgaccatacatgctctacaacatcaccatctagggttgtacatggtgataagttgattacatcaactgcagtcctcaaagcctcatcccaaaagcttttgggtagcttggcctgtgaaaacatacatctgatcttttccatgatggtgcggttcatcctctctacaattgcattatgctgaggtgtaccaggaattgtcatctcatgttggatcccatgtaacCTGCAATagttattaaataatcctgtatactcactaccattatctgatcttatacatttcaatttcctttttgtctccctttcaaccctggcatgaaactctttgaagacattaatcacctgatctttagtcttcaaagcataggcccaaactttcctgaaaaaatcatctataaaagtgacaaaataaagtgcacaacttataccaagaacatcaacagatccaccaggagtttttgtccttaaaggaccacatacatctgtataaacatggtctaagacaTACATTTTTTCTAGACAAAGAAGCACTAGcatatgaaactctatgttgtttactagccaaacaatcaatacaagggttcagatgtatacctctgaggtctagtaatacctctctcttggaaagagcttgcagccccttctcgctcatatgtcccagtcgcctatgccataactccatgctgaagtctttttctgtaccatttaactgctcaccataagctttagcctgcaacctatataaagtatgacatttctttccattagttataacaagagaacccttactgagcttccattgc encodes:
- the LOC135629171 gene encoding probable CCR4-associated factor 1 homolog 11, producing MAINVGKANLVEHLELILSLRGSYPIVAIDTEFPGFIRDTPRNATEEERYNDVKHNVDNMHLIQLGVALFDEGGNTPWPGCCWQFNFSDFDPDVDASSPDSIELLAQSGHDFQQYRRHGIDARRCAYLVCVKLFCQPYSSKYVTFHGLYDVAFVIKMITRAPLPNTLNEFSDLVRTIFGQIYDLKYISRFCGGLRRGEIGLVGLSRLWGPEKQKVFRSRDVVFFEDQTFENLKKKASAKTSAEGLTDCDLIIPLVYQGDGGDVQKDDVEPDVDLPAGHVEQEEVGEQIPTESQLRRSSRQHQPSRRYSTYEYTMLTDASEPESYKEVVESE
- the LOC135629172 gene encoding PRA1 family protein B3-like; the protein is MHNTSPPAYVPISAYPDPAPVPPSRPSVSEARPSPAPAPPNASSPAAGAADLVSSFKEHGRALISAQRPWLQLLDVTALARPASAGDACFRLRHNIPYFRTNYTLLCLSVLAVSLLRHPASMFAFIALTAAWFFLYFTRTGRSSAAAA